The following are encoded together in the Drosophila biarmipes strain raj3 chromosome 3L, RU_DBia_V1.1, whole genome shotgun sequence genome:
- the LOC108035502 gene encoding CCR4-NOT transcription complex subunit 7 isoform X1: MKWTMPSAISGAAHGQVHIPSNEECGIRDVWKHNLEEEFRTIRKVVQKYHYVAMDTEFPGVVARPVGEFRSTADYHYQLLRCNVDLLRIIQLGLTFMDDDGKTPPGYSTWQFNFKFNLSEDMYAQDSIDLLQNSGIQFKKHEEDGIDPIEFAELLMSSGIVLVDNIKWLCFHSGYDFGYLLKLLTDQNLPADEGDFFELLHIYFPNIFDIKYLMKSCKNLKGGLQEVADQLELRRVGPQHQAGSDALLTGMAFFKMREMFFEDNIDHAKYSGHLYGLGTSFIVNGTNFHESNGETNSAS, encoded by the exons TGGCGCGGCACATGGCCAAGTCCACATACCCAGCAACGAGGAGTGCGGCATCCGGGATGTGTGGAAGCATAACCTGGAGGAGGAGTTCCGCACAATCCGCAAGGTGGTGCAGAAGTACCACTATGTGGCCATGGACACCGAGTTCCCGGGCGTCGTAGCCCGACCCGTCGGCGAATTTCGCTCCACGGCGGACTACCACTACCAGCTGCTGCGCTGCAATGTCGACCTGCTGCGGATCATCCAGTTGGGCCTGACCTTTATGGACGACGATGGCAAGACGCCGCCCGGCTACTCCACCTGGCAGTTCAACTTCAAGTTCAACCTGAG CGAGGACATGTATGCACAGGACTCGATCGATCTGCTGCAGAACTCTGGCATCCAGTTCAAGAAGCACGAGGAGGACGGCATCGATCCCATTGAGTTCGCCGAGCTGCTGATGAGCTCCGGCATCGTTCTGGTGGACAACATCAAGTGGCTGTGCTTCCACTCCGGCTACGATTTCGGCTACCTTCTGAAGCTGCTCACCGATCAGAACCTGCCCGCCGACGAGGGAGACTTCTTCGAGCTGCTGCACATCTACTTCCCCAACATCTTCGACATCAAATATCTGATGAAGTCGTGCAAGAACCTGAAGGGCGGTCTGCAGGAGGTTGCCGATCAGCTGGAACTGCGGCGCGTGGGCCCCCAGCACCAGGCCGGCTCCGATGCCCTGCTGACGGGCATGGCCTTCTTCAAAATGCGTGAG ATGTTCTTCGAGGACAACATCGACCACGCCAAGTACTCCGGCCACCTGTACGGCCTGGGCACCTCGTTCATCGTCAATGGCACAAACTTCCACGAGAGCAACGGCGAGACGAACAGCGCCTCATGA
- the LOC108035636 gene encoding tubulin polyglutamylase complex subunit 2 isoform X1 produces the protein MMNKKLSPEDAFYENLTLGLIRTLSSVPRVCNVTLERRQPLNACQVVNWEQRHCVYLPEDMKKFYLSSDGFILNWSYQYAPNDIRRVGHIHFPHLLQVTLLRENIETTASHSSTSTALPNSDGLGAASSSQSLPAPVANGKDKWGNSLPIITAKSKIFEINNVNEVAKVCMLYESTSSNNPKFYLLELSTLSWQFLADTFSEYLRMAIAHLGLPYWELCFSTCGLPSWTEQLFLLLAPHLLEEHEQRRGRVLNPACEHPYNIIDPNIFRGKPKSVAKATASSTKQNHNK, from the exons atgATGAACAAGAAGCTTTCGCCGGAAGATgcattttatgaaaatttgaCCTTGGGCCTCATAAGGACCCTCT CCAGTGTTCCAAGGGTGTGCAATGTGACTTTGGAGCGACGACAGCCTCTGAATGCCTGCCAGGTGGTCAATTGGGAGCAGAGGCACTGCGTCTACCTCCCTGAGGACATGAAGAAGTTCTACCTATCCTCGGATGGTTTTATTCTGAACTGGAGTTACCAGTACGCAC CTAACGATATTCGGCGAGTGGGTCACATCCACTTTCCACACCTGCTGCAGGTGACCCTTCTTCGGGAGAATATTGAAACAACTGCGAGCCACTCCAGCACTTCAACTGCTTTGCCCAACTCGGATGGCCTGGGAGCAGCCAGCAGCTCGCAATCCCTTCCAGCTCCGGTGGCCAATGGGAAGGACAAGTGGGGCAATTCCTTGCCCATTATAACCGCCAAGTCAAAGATATTCGAAATCAACAATGTGAACGAGGTGGCCAAG GTGTGCATGCTGTACGAATCCACAAGTTCCAACAACCCCAAGTTCTATCTCCTAGAGCTGAGCACCCTGAGCTGGCAGTTTCTGGCGGACACCTTCAGTGAGTACCTCCGCATGGCCATTGCCCACTTGGGACTGCCCTACTGGGAACTGTGCTTCTCCACCTGCGGCTTGCCCTCGTGGACGGAGCAGCTGTTCCTTCTCCTGGCACCGCACCTCCTGGAGGAGCACGAGCAAAGACGCGGTCGTGTCCTTAATCCAGCCTGTGAGCATCCGTACAACATCATCGATCCGAATATTTTCCGGGGCAAGCCGAAGAGCGTGGCAAAAGCCACGGCCAGCAGCACCAAACAGAACCACAATAAGTGA
- the LOC108035453 gene encoding uncharacterized protein LOC108035453, whose amino-acid sequence MATVAECNHSVFGAVTHLATLLASEEQATKWPTAATVARRRSKIYEDLLRRGTMSTQAKLELLHQVSSELTRNPDQRNRLHTFQSQLAEQDSREPQADKDKEAENQSKVGVRRLKPGVLQLHETLDPLTKEKEQPKSLNSLDQMQRALKPLQLQPHSNILMVNLKATPLTSRPRPRIIPSYVGFMGMSESMTRMLEDSEPPMNPPPRLPVLKEQSPDAQAGEPFVAKPGPEKHFISDHMLTNELKLLQNKDLVLNYLEEETLIDHLKKAAAGLQSETILSLPDDNLGLLFRANTTVPTVLPEVMADFANHFLRAGCAFRRLSARTKWNKNTMARLERPLNRAFRELLVDFLATNRQFLLALPAKSLSQLLNNSRPAIQLLSQLDKMFENEPRLNLDTGVSGSFLLSCVWLAIDTCGNSDFLQLLIYLLRCISQTYFVQLQKWIYQGELDKTVNEIFISRYSNSSPSLVNECSKEFFDRGYQVVNDAIPDFLSGCEQEILHCGKYNQVLRAYNPQHPVFDVEYPDMVVCLTEQQLKEMRRTLAENYASIYQRFGWCSMQSIFEERMANKRVFANLMVERTKAFMENWEEEQRELQLRANAHKKLMYDEINAEIEINQQNRMEKRRQEIANEIGFLRESERLEDMRLEREKQVLQKEVSQLAAVLTKKDTQEATSPNQSTYSDLSFTSCLERPDSLTESASDKDEEKAEEAKGQSEKPSEVILAQPAENTSSEEASKSDQPQVKEVQFSLPNEVEYKRSHSDVLNSNEQPTCQTELNRNRQQGLSSEQFQECQTELNSDNTTTGLSSGFHARLPPDINANLNRLETEELSELQRNRKRNEQHDGFSSFNSTEDMHTQRLFCQMNSNTDRARNRRRVMESEFGISLGENTSEKKTMPCLPLELNKLHVEVPAAVLTPMSTTSDMDIGGLSPREIVEIPLVDNDAANNNNVTESREVVCPESVSPKPELVAKPNSVLSEVFIPTFGLPTHFKMGKELEQEDQSQKAVLTVPEFCNPFMARRCLQLSVMAPVNAHYALLRNEVLRIFQELRIYEHFRKLRNYFFLLDGQFGALLTNDVLGRIKAGIEPRSLCQKGILDTMLTNALSACSADETTVSQNLTLNCTNIPESLNLLSVEATSMLMLHCKVDWPLNLVISPETVAKYGQIFGYLLKLRHVSFVLEGTYEYLQQMGKLLGPELRRCAHFRLLQGMRHKLSHFMTSFQTHLVAKALQATWKSFKEELCAVDSIEGLYKQHAAYLKRVAFLALLNRRSAKVKETIENILVIILRFCRVLQSQAFIMDQDNQFVHPRFKRLQQEEAEFEKFMQYLIYLGNKAATSGYQEEIGDLICIINFNNYYNVSEESSRS is encoded by the exons ATGGCAACCGTGGCTGAGTGCAACCACAGCGTCTTCGGCGCGGTGACCCACCTGGCCACCTTGTTGGCCTCGGAGGAGCAGGCCACCAAATGGCCCACAGCTGCGACGGTGGCCAGAAGGCGCTCCAAAATCTATGAGGATCTGCTGCGCAGGGGGACGATGTCCACCCAGGCCAAACTGGAGCTGCTTCACCAGGTTAGCAGTGAGCTGACGAGGAACCCGGATCAGCGGAACAGGCTGCACACCTTCCAAAGTCAGCTGGCAGAACAGGATTCTAGAGAGCCTCAGGCGGATAAGGACAAGGAGGCGGAAAACCAGTCCAAAGTTGGAGTCCGACGATTGAAACCCGGAGTTCTGCAACTACATGAAACCCTGGACCCTCTAACCAAGGAGAAAGAACAGCCAAAGAGTCTCAACTCCCTGGATCAGATGCAGCGGGCCCTGAAGCCCCTGCAGTTGCAGCCTCACAGCAATATTCTCATGGTCAACCTAAAGGCGACGCCTCTCACGTCAAGGCCACGCCCCAGGATCATCCCATCCTATGTAGGCTTCATGGGCATGTCGGAGTCAATGACTCGAATGCTGGAAGATAGCGAGCCACCAATGAACCCACCTCCCCGACTACCAGTCCTCAAAGAGCAGAGCCCAGATGCCCAGGCGGGAGAGCCCTTTGTGGCCAAGCCTGGACCTGAGAAGCACTTCATTTCGGACCATATGCTGACCAACGAGCTGAAGCTCCTCCAAAACAAGGACCTAGTACTTAACTACTTGGAGGAGGAGACCCTTATTGACCACCTAAAGAAGGCAGCAGCGGGTCTTCAGTCGGAGACGATCCTCAGTTTGCCAGACGATAACCTGGGGCTGCTATTCAGGGCCAACACCACAGTGCCCACTGTGCTGCCCGAGGTGATGGCGGACTTTGCGAATCACTTCCTGCGCGCTGGCTGTGCCTTTCGGCGATTGAGTGCTCGCACCAAGTGGAACAAGAATACCATGGCGCGGCTGGAACGGCCCCTGAATCGG GCATTTCGAGAGCTTCTGGTGGACTTCCTGGCCACCAATCGGCAGTTTCTGCTCGCCTTGCCCGCCAAAAGTCTCTCCCAACTGCTGAACAACTCCCGCCCAGCCATTCAGCTGCTCTCCCAGCTGGATAAGATGTTCGAGAACGAGCCGAGAT TAAATCTGGACACTGGGGTGTCGGGATCCTTCCTGCTGAGCTGCGTTTGGCTGGCCATCGACACCTGCGGCAACAGTGACTTCCTGCAGCTGCTCATCTACTTGTTGCGTTGCATATCCCAAACCTACTTCGTGCAGCTGCAGAAGTGGATCTACCAGGGTGAACTGGACAAGACGGTCAACGAGATTTTCATAAGTCGGTACTCGAACAGTTCACCGTCGCTGGTGAATGAGTGCAGCAAGGAGTTCTTTGACAGGGGCTACCAGGTGGTCAACGATGCTATTCCAGACTTTCTTTCCGGCTGCGAGCAGGAAATCCTCCACTGCGGAAAGTACAACCAGGTGCTAAGGGCTTATAACCCTCAG CACCCAGTTTTTGATGTGGAGTACCCGGATATGGTAGTCTGTCTTACGGAGCAGCAGCTCAAAGAGATGCGTCGTACCTTGGCCGAGAATTATGCCTCCATTTACCAACGCTTTGGCTGGTGCAGCATGCAGAGCATTTTCGAGGAACGCATGGCCAACAAACGGGTTTTTGCGAATCTCATGGTGGAACGAACGAAGGCCTTTATGGAAAACtgggaggaggagcagcgcgAGCTTCAGCTAAGAGCGAATGCTCATAAGAAGCTGATGTACGACGAGATAAACGCGGAGATAGAAATAAACCAGCAGAATCGTATGGAGAAGCGACGACAGGAGATTGCCAATGAGATTGGATTTCTGCGGGAAAGCGAACGCCTGGAGGATATGCGCCTGGAGCGGGAAAAGCAGGTGTTGCAGAAGGAAGTTTCACAGCTTGCAGCCGTATTAACCAAAAAAGACACACAGGAAGCAACCAGTCCTAACCAGAGCACATATAGCGATCTAAGTTTTACATCCTGTCTCGAACGACCAGATAGTCTCACAGAATCGGCGTCTGACAAGGATGAGGAAAAAGCAGAGGAGGCAAAAGGACAGTCGGAGAAGCCATCAGAAGTTATATTGGCACAGCCAGCAGAGAACACATCATCAGAAGAGGCATCGAAATCGGATCAGCCCCAAGTGAAAGAGGTCCAATTTTCACTGCCCAATGAGGTGGAGTATAAGCGAAGCCACTCGGATGTGTTGAATTCCAATGAGCAGCCAACCTGTCAAACAGAACTCAATCGCAATCGCCAGCAGGGCCTCTCCTCTGAGCAGTTTCAGGAGTGTCAGACAGAGTTGAACTCGGATAACACAACCACCGGCTTGAGTTCGGGTTTCCACGCTCGACTTCCTCCCGACATAAATGCTAATCTCAATCGCCTAGAAACAGAGGAACTGAGTGAGTTACAGCGCAACCGCAAACGAAATGAACAGCACgatggcttctccagcttCAACTCCACCGAGGATATGCACACGCAGAGGTTGTTTTGCCAAATGAATTCAAATACGGATCGCGCCCGAAATAGGCGGAGGGTTATGGAAAGCGAATTTGGTATTAGTCTTGGAGAAAACACTTCGGAAAAGAAGACCATGCCTTGCCTGCCTCTGGAACTTAACAAGCTTCACGTGGAAGTACCTGCGGCGGTGCTAACGCCCATGTCCACCACTTCGGATATGGACATCGGTGGTCTATCACCCAGGGAAATAGTTGAAATTCCTTTAGTTGACAACGATGctgctaataataacaatgtTACAGAGAGCAGAGAAGTGGTTTGTCCAGAGTCAGTTTCACCAAAGCCCGAACTTGTAGCTAAACCAAATAGTGTGCTCTCGGAAGTCTTTATCCCGACTTTCGGTCTGCCCACACACTTTAAGATGGGAAAGGAGCTGGAACAGGAAGATCAAAGTCAAAAGGCAGTTCTCACTGTGCCGGAGTTCTGCAATCCATTCATGGCCCGGCGTTGCCTGCAGCTCTCTGTGATGGCTCCTGTAAACGCGCACTACGCCCTGCTCCGGAATGAGGTGCTAAGGATCTTCCAAGAGCTCCGTATCTACGAGCATTTTCGCAAGCTTAGGAACTACTTTTTCCTGCTGGACGGCCAGTTTGGAGCTCTACTCACCAATGATGTTTTGGGAAGAATTAAGGCGGGCATCGAACCAAGAAGCCTCTGCCAGAAGGGCATTCTCGATACCATGCTGACCAATGCGTTGTCGGCTTGTTCGGCGGATGAGACCACCGTGTCACAGAATCTCACCCTCAACTGCACCAATATACCGGAATCGCTGAATTTGCTGTCGGTGGAAGCCACTTCCATGCTCATGCTGCACTGCAAGGTGGACTGGCCTCTTAATCTTGTGATCAGTCCGGAAACGGTGGCTAAATACGGTCAGATCTTCGGGTATCTGCTGAAGCTACGCCACGTTAGCTTCGTTTTGGAGGGAACCTATGAGTATTTGCAGCAAATGGGCAAACTTCTGGGGCCGGAGCTCCGGAGGTGTGCACATTTTCGGCTTCTGCAGGGGATGCGCCACAAGCTGTCGCACTTTATGACCTCGTTCCAGACGCACCTGGTGGCCAAAGCCCTCCAGGCCACCTGGAAGAGTTTTAAGGAGGAGCTGTGCGCCGTCGATTCCATCGAGGGATTGTATAAACAGCACGCCGCCTATTTGAAGCGGGTTGCCTTCCTGGCACTGCTAAATCGACGGAGTGCCAAGGTCAAGGAAACCATCGAAAATATACTCGTTATTATACTTCGCTTCTGCAG agTGCTTCAGTCGCAGGCTTTCATAATGGATCAAGATAATCAGTTCGTGCACCCTCGCTTTAAACGACTGCAGCAGGAGGAGGCTGAGTTTGAGAAGTTTATGCAGTATCTTATATATTTGGGCAATAAGGCGGCCACTTCTGGTTACCAGGAAGAAATCGGAGACCtgatttgtattattaattttaacaacTACTACAATGTATCTGAGGAGAGTTCTAGGTCCTAA
- the LOC108035502 gene encoding CCR4-NOT transcription complex subunit 7 isoform X2 codes for MPSAISGAAHGQVHIPSNEECGIRDVWKHNLEEEFRTIRKVVQKYHYVAMDTEFPGVVARPVGEFRSTADYHYQLLRCNVDLLRIIQLGLTFMDDDGKTPPGYSTWQFNFKFNLSEDMYAQDSIDLLQNSGIQFKKHEEDGIDPIEFAELLMSSGIVLVDNIKWLCFHSGYDFGYLLKLLTDQNLPADEGDFFELLHIYFPNIFDIKYLMKSCKNLKGGLQEVADQLELRRVGPQHQAGSDALLTGMAFFKMREMFFEDNIDHAKYSGHLYGLGTSFIVNGTNFHESNGETNSAS; via the exons TGGCGCGGCACATGGCCAAGTCCACATACCCAGCAACGAGGAGTGCGGCATCCGGGATGTGTGGAAGCATAACCTGGAGGAGGAGTTCCGCACAATCCGCAAGGTGGTGCAGAAGTACCACTATGTGGCCATGGACACCGAGTTCCCGGGCGTCGTAGCCCGACCCGTCGGCGAATTTCGCTCCACGGCGGACTACCACTACCAGCTGCTGCGCTGCAATGTCGACCTGCTGCGGATCATCCAGTTGGGCCTGACCTTTATGGACGACGATGGCAAGACGCCGCCCGGCTACTCCACCTGGCAGTTCAACTTCAAGTTCAACCTGAG CGAGGACATGTATGCACAGGACTCGATCGATCTGCTGCAGAACTCTGGCATCCAGTTCAAGAAGCACGAGGAGGACGGCATCGATCCCATTGAGTTCGCCGAGCTGCTGATGAGCTCCGGCATCGTTCTGGTGGACAACATCAAGTGGCTGTGCTTCCACTCCGGCTACGATTTCGGCTACCTTCTGAAGCTGCTCACCGATCAGAACCTGCCCGCCGACGAGGGAGACTTCTTCGAGCTGCTGCACATCTACTTCCCCAACATCTTCGACATCAAATATCTGATGAAGTCGTGCAAGAACCTGAAGGGCGGTCTGCAGGAGGTTGCCGATCAGCTGGAACTGCGGCGCGTGGGCCCCCAGCACCAGGCCGGCTCCGATGCCCTGCTGACGGGCATGGCCTTCTTCAAAATGCGTGAG ATGTTCTTCGAGGACAACATCGACCACGCCAAGTACTCCGGCCACCTGTACGGCCTGGGCACCTCGTTCATCGTCAATGGCACAAACTTCCACGAGAGCAACGGCGAGACGAACAGCGCCTCATGA
- the LOC108035637 gene encoding viral IAP-associated factor homolog: MQDPNEDTEWNDVLRAKGIIGPKAKEAEITEDQIQKLMDDAIQKRTDLPLNEGQRDKKIDDMSLDELDELEDSEDEAVLEQYRLKRIAEMRATAEKARFGSVREISGQDYVNEVTKAGEGIWVVLHLYANGVPLCALIHHHMQQLAVRFPQTKFLRSVATTCIPNFPEKNLPTIFIYHEGALRKQYIGPLELRGDKLTAEELEFMLGQAGAVPTEITEDPRPQIRDKMLADLEDKSADFY, from the exons ATGCAG GACCCCAACGAAGACACCGAGTGGAATGATGTGCTCCGCGCCAAGGGAATCATTGGGCCCAAGGCCAAGGAGGCGGAGATCACCGAGGATCAGATCCAGAAGCTGATGGATGATGCCATCCAGAAGCGCACAGATCTGCCCCTGAACGAGGGCCAGCGGGACAAGAAGATCGACGACATGTCGCTGGACGAACTCGACGAACTGGAGGATTCCGAGGATGAGGCCGTCCTGGAGCAATACCGTCTCAAGCGCATCGCCGAGATGAGGGCCACCGCGGAAAAGGCTCGGTTTGGTTCCGTGCGGGAAATCTCCGGGCAGGACTACGTAAACGAGGTCACCAAGGCCGGTGAAGGCATCTGGGTGGTCCTCCACCTGTACGCCAACGGTGTCCCGCTCTGCGCCCTGATCCACCACCACATGCAGCAGCTGGCCGTCCGCTTCCCGCAGACCAAGTTCCTGCGCTCCGTAGCCACCACCTGCATACCGAACTTCCCCGAGAAGAACCTGCCCACCATCTTCATCTACCATGAGGGAGCGCTGCGCAAGCAGTACATTGGTCCGCTGGAGCTGCGCGGCGACAAGCTTACTGCCGAGGAGCTGGAGTTCATGCTGGGTCAGGCCGGAGCTGTGCCCACCGAGATAACGGAGGATCCGCGACCCCAGATCAGGGACAAGATGCTGGCCGATCTGGAGGACAAGAGCGCGGACTTTTACTAA
- the LOC108035636 gene encoding tubulin polyglutamylase complex subunit 2 isoform X2, whose translation MKKFYLSSDGFILNWSYQYAPNDIRRVGHIHFPHLLQVTLLRENIETTASHSSTSTALPNSDGLGAASSSQSLPAPVANGKDKWGNSLPIITAKSKIFEINNVNEVAKVCMLYESTSSNNPKFYLLELSTLSWQFLADTFSEYLRMAIAHLGLPYWELCFSTCGLPSWTEQLFLLLAPHLLEEHEQRRGRVLNPACEHPYNIIDPNIFRGKPKSVAKATASSTKQNHNK comes from the exons ATGAAGAAGTTCTACCTATCCTCGGATGGTTTTATTCTGAACTGGAGTTACCAGTACGCAC CTAACGATATTCGGCGAGTGGGTCACATCCACTTTCCACACCTGCTGCAGGTGACCCTTCTTCGGGAGAATATTGAAACAACTGCGAGCCACTCCAGCACTTCAACTGCTTTGCCCAACTCGGATGGCCTGGGAGCAGCCAGCAGCTCGCAATCCCTTCCAGCTCCGGTGGCCAATGGGAAGGACAAGTGGGGCAATTCCTTGCCCATTATAACCGCCAAGTCAAAGATATTCGAAATCAACAATGTGAACGAGGTGGCCAAG GTGTGCATGCTGTACGAATCCACAAGTTCCAACAACCCCAAGTTCTATCTCCTAGAGCTGAGCACCCTGAGCTGGCAGTTTCTGGCGGACACCTTCAGTGAGTACCTCCGCATGGCCATTGCCCACTTGGGACTGCCCTACTGGGAACTGTGCTTCTCCACCTGCGGCTTGCCCTCGTGGACGGAGCAGCTGTTCCTTCTCCTGGCACCGCACCTCCTGGAGGAGCACGAGCAAAGACGCGGTCGTGTCCTTAATCCAGCCTGTGAGCATCCGTACAACATCATCGATCCGAATATTTTCCGGGGCAAGCCGAAGAGCGTGGCAAAAGCCACGGCCAGCAGCACCAAACAGAACCACAATAAGTGA